The following are encoded together in the Syngnathus typhle isolate RoL2023-S1 ecotype Sweden linkage group LG5, RoL_Styp_1.0, whole genome shotgun sequence genome:
- the pxnb gene encoding paxillin isoform X4: MDDLDALLADLESTTSHISKRPVFLPDETPYSIPIGNYCQDQSVPPPVPPPPTVEALNGSLQDHSHHSSQQSLGSAQKSSWSRDSSGSPSHIEEDHVYSFPNKQKSSDSSTSAMTSALGSNLSELDRLLLELNAVQQSSPSFPTTEERPPPLPSTSITHYENGNAPDIRVSPPPQEEPKKNGTRQDEGRPTVESLLDELEGSVPSTSPSPRHSDMDSPSQQQARISASCATRELDELMASLSDFKMAQGKGVSSGAQQTQVNKLDNMLGSLQSDLNKLGVQTVAKGVCGACFKPIVGQLVTAMGRTWHPEHFVCTHCQEEIGSRNFFEREGQPYCERDYHNLFSPRCHYCNGPILNQVVTALDRTWHPEHFFCAQCGCFFDPDGFHEKDGKAYCRKDYFDMFAPKCGGCARAIVENYISALNSLWHPECFVCRECFTPFVNGSFFEHDGQPYCEVHYHERRGSLCSGCQKPITGRCITAMSKKFHPEHFVCAFCLKQLNKGTFKEQNDKPYCHGCFVKLFS; this comes from the exons ATGGACGATCTGG ACGCATTACTGGCTGACCTGGAATCAACCACGtcccacatttcaaaaagaCCAGTGTTTTTACCAGATGAGACCCCCTACTCTATCCCGATTGGGAATTATTGCCAGGATCAATCAGTTCCTCCTCCAGTCCCTCCTCCGCCCACAGTTGAAGCTCTGAATGGTTCCCTGCAAGACCACTCCCACCACTCTTCTCAACAG TCTTTAGGTTCAGCCCAGAAGAGCTCATGGTCGAGGGACAGTAGTGGCTCTCCGTCTCATATTGAAGAAGACCACGTCTACAG ctttccaaacaaacaaaagtcatCAGACTCATCAACATCAGCCATGACTTCTGCTCTGGGCAGCAACTTGTCTGAGCTTGACAGACTACTTCTGGAGCTTAATGCGGTTCAGCAGAGCTCCCCTTCATTCCCCACTACAG AAGagagacccccacccctaccatCCACCAGCATCACCCACTATGAGAATGGCAATGCCCCTGACATAAGAGTTAGCCCTCCGCCTCAGGAGGAGCCCAAGAAAAATGGAACAAGGCAGGATGAGGGCCGGCCCACAGTGGAGAGTCTTTTGGATGAGCTGGAGGGCTCAGTGCCCTCAACCAG CCCCTCCCCTCGCCACAGTGATATGGACAGCCCCTCGCAACAGCAGGCACGGATTTCAGCTTCATGTGCCACAAGAGAGTTAGATGAGCTGATGGCCTCTTTGTCTGACTTCAAG ATGGCTCAAGGGAAAGGGGTTTCTTCTGGCGCTCAGCAGACGCAGGTCAACAAGCTGGACAACATGCTTGGGAGCCTGCAGTCGGACCTTAACAAACTGGGTGTGCAGACAGTGGCCAAAGGAGTTTGCGGTGCCTGCTTCAAGCCAATTGTGGGGCAG tTGGTGACTGCCATGGGGCGCACATGGCATCCTGAACACTTTGTGTGCACGCACTGTCAAGAGGAGATTGGCTCCAGAAACTTTTTTGAGCGGGAAGGACAGCCCTACTGTGAGAGAGATTACCATAACCTGTTTTCTCCTCGATGCCACTACTGCAATGGGCCCATACTAAAT CAAGTTGTAACTGCGCTGGATCGAACATGGCACCCCGAACATTTCTTCTGCGCTCAGTGTGGATGCTTCTTCGACCCAGATG GCTTCCATGAAAAGGATGGCAAGGCTTACTGCAGGAAGGATTACTTTGACATGTTTGCACCAAAATGTGGTGGCTGCGCGAGAGCCATCGTGGAGAACTACATCTCGGCACTCAACTCGCTTTGGCACCCGGAGTGTTTTGTTTGCAGG gaGTGTTTCACGCCATTTGTCAATGGAAGTTTCTTTGAGCACGACGGCCAGCCCTACTGTGAAGTCCACTACCACGAGCGCCGCGGTTCTCTGTGCTCCGGCTGCCAGAAGCCCATCACAGGTCGCTGTATCACAGCTATGTCCAAGAAGTTCCACCCGGAACACTTTGTCTGCGCTTTCTGCCTCAAGCAACTCAACAAAGGCACATTTAAAGAGCAGAACGACAAACCCTACTGCCACGGCTGCTTTGTGAAGCTCTTTAGTTAA
- the pxnb gene encoding uncharacterized protein pxnb isoform X1: protein MMAMLGSESSLGTSCNIYQYTHALLADLESTTSHISKRPVFLPDETPYSIPIGNYCQDQSVPPPVPPPPTVEALNGSLQDHSHHSSQQSLGSAQKSSWSRDSSGSPSHIEEDHVYSFPNKQKSSDSSTSAMTSALGSNLSELDRLLLELNAVQQSSPSFPTTEERPPPLPSTSITHYENGNAPDIRVSPPPQEEPKKNGTRQDEGRPTVESLLDELEGSVPSTSPSPRHSDMDSPSQQQARISASCATRELDELMASLSDFKPSSSSTPPHPPVSTFVTPVASPFLSLSHSSACASPMFSLPAGLELHIDEDGVDRASLKRHSPISSLSAASDLDSVADVLSAVPPSPNNSLLVLTVSGRNNQQRNSSSPSTTPSTTSVNTVLDHKTSKSPSPSVERISPLAAAASPLHYLTPPTSIPKTPSLLLCTSVSPPLTNNSFTPSSSVSPTNISSYTTITSSSISSGHLLQPAPAAKSALHQLPVEDPSLNEALDKLLEMSFAQIHSAAEVKDLQLHTEAHYLGRGVPEVSEELILLMDRNSVQPDMFTCTANTITDESVDGGTDTNGDLDWADEELSVSLHDGLDGTMTPYTERLYTDGSVTPLTEASWMDDSMTPSTCPGTPDAALDLPLLQPPNMDRVSASGHIKSVIRRTKETPNVHPMYRDGLLRRKMGPVIVNKNSSQDRLIEELQGKFGIARSERRRKQPDEWIMDGFVVTAKPQRFRPDGAVGEVDKIVISPGSPAPVRRVLPPQSPPAPRPPSIIEDPKLMLPGHQHPAPLPPPPPLPPPHIRAQDTAPPRHIMTASQAPLSPPAQEPPVHKLEPPMSIHKSPTHPSPPVEPKVLVSVGCQTDYDPLFSSMAQGKGVSSGAQQTQVNKLDNMLGSLQSDLNKLGVQTVAKGVCGACFKPIVGQLVTAMGRTWHPEHFVCTHCQEEIGSRNFFEREGQPYCERDYHNLFSPRCHYCNGPILNQVVTALDRTWHPEHFFCAQCGCFFDPDGFHEKDGKAYCRKDYFDMFAPKCGGCARAIVENYISALNSLWHPECFVCRECFTPFVNGSFFEHDGQPYCEVHYHERRGSLCSGCQKPITGRCITAMSKKFHPEHFVCAFCLKQLNKGTFKEQNDKPYCHGCFVKLFS from the exons ATGATGGCGATGTTAGGAAGTGAATCCTCTCTGGGGACGAGTTGCAATATTTACCAGTACACAC ACGCATTACTGGCTGACCTGGAATCAACCACGtcccacatttcaaaaagaCCAGTGTTTTTACCAGATGAGACCCCCTACTCTATCCCGATTGGGAATTATTGCCAGGATCAATCAGTTCCTCCTCCAGTCCCTCCTCCGCCCACAGTTGAAGCTCTGAATGGTTCCCTGCAAGACCACTCCCACCACTCTTCTCAACAG TCTTTAGGTTCAGCCCAGAAGAGCTCATGGTCGAGGGACAGTAGTGGCTCTCCGTCTCATATTGAAGAAGACCACGTCTACAG ctttccaaacaaacaaaagtcatCAGACTCATCAACATCAGCCATGACTTCTGCTCTGGGCAGCAACTTGTCTGAGCTTGACAGACTACTTCTGGAGCTTAATGCGGTTCAGCAGAGCTCCCCTTCATTCCCCACTACAG AAGagagacccccacccctaccatCCACCAGCATCACCCACTATGAGAATGGCAATGCCCCTGACATAAGAGTTAGCCCTCCGCCTCAGGAGGAGCCCAAGAAAAATGGAACAAGGCAGGATGAGGGCCGGCCCACAGTGGAGAGTCTTTTGGATGAGCTGGAGGGCTCAGTGCCCTCAACCAG CCCCTCCCCTCGCCACAGTGATATGGACAGCCCCTCGCAACAGCAGGCACGGATTTCAGCTTCATGTGCCACAAGAGAGTTAGATGAGCTGATGGCCTCTTTGTCTGACTTCAAG CCCAGCTCTTCTTCCacccctcctcatcctccagtCTCTACCTTCGTCACCCCAGTGGCTTCACCTTTCCTCAGTCTGTCCCACTCATCTGCCTGTGCTTCTCCTATGTTCTCTTTGCCTGCTGGTCTAGAACTACACATAGATGAGGACGGTGTAGACCGAGCCTCTTTGAAACGTCACAGTCCAATATCATCCCTTTCTGCAGCCAGTGATCTCGACTCTGTCGCAGATGTGCTTTCTGCGGTCCCACCATCGCCAAACAATTCGCTGCTTGTCCTCACCGTTTCCGGCAGAAACAACCAGCAGAGAAACAGTTCGAGCCCATCCACTACTCCCTCGACGACTTCAGTAAACACAGTCTTGGACCACAAGACTTCCAAATCACCTAGTCCATCTGTGGAGCGCATTTCACCCCTAGCAGCTGCAGCCTCACCCCTTCACTACCTCACCCCTCCTACCTCTATACCCAAGACTCCTTCACTTCTCCTTTGTACTTCTGTGTCGCCTCCCCTCACCAATAACTCCTTCACACCCTCCTCCTCGGTCTCGCCGACCAACATTTCCTCATATACGACCATCACGAGCTCTTCAATTTCCAGTGGACATCTGTTGCAGCCAGCACCTGCAGCCAAGAGCGCACTGCATCAGCTGCCTGTTGAAGACCCCTCCCTGAATGAAGCGCTCGACAAACTGCTAGAGATGAGTTTCGCACAAATTCACTCAGCGGCCGAAGTGAAGGATCTGCAGCTGCACACGGAGGCGCACTATCTTGGCAGAGGAGTCCCCGAGGTGTCGGAGGAACTCATCCTGCTCATGGACAGAAACAGTGTGCAGCCTGACATGTTCACCTGCACCGCTAACACCATCACAGATGAATCAGTGGACGGAGGTACCGACACCAACGGAGATCTGGACTGGGCCGATGAGGAGCTGTCCGTGTCCTTACACGACGGACTAGATGGCACCATGACGCCGTACACCGAGAGGCTGTACACAGATGGCAGCGTGACTCCACTGACGGAAGCTAGCTGGATGGATGATTCCATGACGCCGTCCACGTGTCCTGGGACGCCAGACGCTGCCTTGGATCTGCCTTTGTTGCAACCACCCAATATGGACAGAGTGTCTGCCTCAGGACAC ATCAAATCTGTGATAAGGCGCACTAAGGAGACCCCCAATGTGCACCCGATGTATCGAGACGGTCTCCTGCGCAGGAAAATGGGCCCCGTCATTGTCAACAAGAACTCTTCCCAGGACCGCCTCATAGAGGAGCTTCAGGGCAAGTTTGGTATCGCCCGCTCTGAGCGTCGACGTAAACAGCCAGACGAGTGGATTATGGACGGGTTCGTTGTCACAGCCAAGCCTCAACGCTTCCGCCCTGACGGAGCGGTCGGCGAGGTGGACAAG ATTGTAATTTCCCCCGGGTCGCCTGCTCCCGTGAGACGGGTCCTCCCGCCTCAGTCACCTCCTGCTCCTCGTCCTCCTTCTATCATAGAAGACCCTAAACTCATGCTCCCAGGTCACCAACATCCCGCTCCTTTACCTCCACCACCTCCCTTGCCCCCTCCTCACATCCGAGCGCAAGACACAGCTCCACCTCGGCACATAATGACAGCTTCACAAGCACCACTGTCACCACCCGCTCAGGAACCACCAGTCCACAAACTCGAGCCCCCCATGTCTATTCATAAAAGTCCAACCCACCCTTCACCACCAGTTGAACCCAAAGTCCTGGTATCTGTCGGCTGCCAAACTGACTATGACCCACTCTTCTCCTCG ATGGCTCAAGGGAAAGGGGTTTCTTCTGGCGCTCAGCAGACGCAGGTCAACAAGCTGGACAACATGCTTGGGAGCCTGCAGTCGGACCTTAACAAACTGGGTGTGCAGACAGTGGCCAAAGGAGTTTGCGGTGCCTGCTTCAAGCCAATTGTGGGGCAG tTGGTGACTGCCATGGGGCGCACATGGCATCCTGAACACTTTGTGTGCACGCACTGTCAAGAGGAGATTGGCTCCAGAAACTTTTTTGAGCGGGAAGGACAGCCCTACTGTGAGAGAGATTACCATAACCTGTTTTCTCCTCGATGCCACTACTGCAATGGGCCCATACTAAAT CAAGTTGTAACTGCGCTGGATCGAACATGGCACCCCGAACATTTCTTCTGCGCTCAGTGTGGATGCTTCTTCGACCCAGATG GCTTCCATGAAAAGGATGGCAAGGCTTACTGCAGGAAGGATTACTTTGACATGTTTGCACCAAAATGTGGTGGCTGCGCGAGAGCCATCGTGGAGAACTACATCTCGGCACTCAACTCGCTTTGGCACCCGGAGTGTTTTGTTTGCAGG gaGTGTTTCACGCCATTTGTCAATGGAAGTTTCTTTGAGCACGACGGCCAGCCCTACTGTGAAGTCCACTACCACGAGCGCCGCGGTTCTCTGTGCTCCGGCTGCCAGAAGCCCATCACAGGTCGCTGTATCACAGCTATGTCCAAGAAGTTCCACCCGGAACACTTTGTCTGCGCTTTCTGCCTCAAGCAACTCAACAAAGGCACATTTAAAGAGCAGAACGACAAACCCTACTGCCACGGCTGCTTTGTGAAGCTCTTTAGTTAA
- the pxnb gene encoding paxillin isoform X3, which translates to MMAMLGSESSLGTSCNIYQYTHALLADLESTTSHISKRPVFLPDETPYSIPIGNYCQDQSVPPPVPPPPTVEALNGSLQDHSHHSSQQSLGSAQKSSWSRDSSGSPSHIEEDHVYSFPNKQKSSDSSTSAMTSALGSNLSELDRLLLELNAVQQSSPSFPTTEERPPPLPSTSITHYENGNAPDIRVSPPPQEEPKKNGTRQDEGRPTVESLLDELEGSVPSTSPSPRHSDMDSPSQQQARISASCATRELDELMASLSDFKMAQGKGVSSGAQQTQVNKLDNMLGSLQSDLNKLGVQTVAKGVCGACFKPIVGQLVTAMGRTWHPEHFVCTHCQEEIGSRNFFEREGQPYCERDYHNLFSPRCHYCNGPILNQVVTALDRTWHPEHFFCAQCGCFFDPDGFHEKDGKAYCRKDYFDMFAPKCGGCARAIVENYISALNSLWHPECFVCRECFTPFVNGSFFEHDGQPYCEVHYHERRGSLCSGCQKPITGRCITAMSKKFHPEHFVCAFCLKQLNKGTFKEQNDKPYCHGCFVKLFS; encoded by the exons ATGATGGCGATGTTAGGAAGTGAATCCTCTCTGGGGACGAGTTGCAATATTTACCAGTACACAC ACGCATTACTGGCTGACCTGGAATCAACCACGtcccacatttcaaaaagaCCAGTGTTTTTACCAGATGAGACCCCCTACTCTATCCCGATTGGGAATTATTGCCAGGATCAATCAGTTCCTCCTCCAGTCCCTCCTCCGCCCACAGTTGAAGCTCTGAATGGTTCCCTGCAAGACCACTCCCACCACTCTTCTCAACAG TCTTTAGGTTCAGCCCAGAAGAGCTCATGGTCGAGGGACAGTAGTGGCTCTCCGTCTCATATTGAAGAAGACCACGTCTACAG ctttccaaacaaacaaaagtcatCAGACTCATCAACATCAGCCATGACTTCTGCTCTGGGCAGCAACTTGTCTGAGCTTGACAGACTACTTCTGGAGCTTAATGCGGTTCAGCAGAGCTCCCCTTCATTCCCCACTACAG AAGagagacccccacccctaccatCCACCAGCATCACCCACTATGAGAATGGCAATGCCCCTGACATAAGAGTTAGCCCTCCGCCTCAGGAGGAGCCCAAGAAAAATGGAACAAGGCAGGATGAGGGCCGGCCCACAGTGGAGAGTCTTTTGGATGAGCTGGAGGGCTCAGTGCCCTCAACCAG CCCCTCCCCTCGCCACAGTGATATGGACAGCCCCTCGCAACAGCAGGCACGGATTTCAGCTTCATGTGCCACAAGAGAGTTAGATGAGCTGATGGCCTCTTTGTCTGACTTCAAG ATGGCTCAAGGGAAAGGGGTTTCTTCTGGCGCTCAGCAGACGCAGGTCAACAAGCTGGACAACATGCTTGGGAGCCTGCAGTCGGACCTTAACAAACTGGGTGTGCAGACAGTGGCCAAAGGAGTTTGCGGTGCCTGCTTCAAGCCAATTGTGGGGCAG tTGGTGACTGCCATGGGGCGCACATGGCATCCTGAACACTTTGTGTGCACGCACTGTCAAGAGGAGATTGGCTCCAGAAACTTTTTTGAGCGGGAAGGACAGCCCTACTGTGAGAGAGATTACCATAACCTGTTTTCTCCTCGATGCCACTACTGCAATGGGCCCATACTAAAT CAAGTTGTAACTGCGCTGGATCGAACATGGCACCCCGAACATTTCTTCTGCGCTCAGTGTGGATGCTTCTTCGACCCAGATG GCTTCCATGAAAAGGATGGCAAGGCTTACTGCAGGAAGGATTACTTTGACATGTTTGCACCAAAATGTGGTGGCTGCGCGAGAGCCATCGTGGAGAACTACATCTCGGCACTCAACTCGCTTTGGCACCCGGAGTGTTTTGTTTGCAGG gaGTGTTTCACGCCATTTGTCAATGGAAGTTTCTTTGAGCACGACGGCCAGCCCTACTGTGAAGTCCACTACCACGAGCGCCGCGGTTCTCTGTGCTCCGGCTGCCAGAAGCCCATCACAGGTCGCTGTATCACAGCTATGTCCAAGAAGTTCCACCCGGAACACTTTGTCTGCGCTTTCTGCCTCAAGCAACTCAACAAAGGCACATTTAAAGAGCAGAACGACAAACCCTACTGCCACGGCTGCTTTGTGAAGCTCTTTAGTTAA
- the pxnb gene encoding uncharacterized protein pxnb isoform X2 translates to MDDLDALLADLESTTSHISKRPVFLPDETPYSIPIGNYCQDQSVPPPVPPPPTVEALNGSLQDHSHHSSQQSLGSAQKSSWSRDSSGSPSHIEEDHVYSFPNKQKSSDSSTSAMTSALGSNLSELDRLLLELNAVQQSSPSFPTTEERPPPLPSTSITHYENGNAPDIRVSPPPQEEPKKNGTRQDEGRPTVESLLDELEGSVPSTSPSPRHSDMDSPSQQQARISASCATRELDELMASLSDFKPSSSSTPPHPPVSTFVTPVASPFLSLSHSSACASPMFSLPAGLELHIDEDGVDRASLKRHSPISSLSAASDLDSVADVLSAVPPSPNNSLLVLTVSGRNNQQRNSSSPSTTPSTTSVNTVLDHKTSKSPSPSVERISPLAAAASPLHYLTPPTSIPKTPSLLLCTSVSPPLTNNSFTPSSSVSPTNISSYTTITSSSISSGHLLQPAPAAKSALHQLPVEDPSLNEALDKLLEMSFAQIHSAAEVKDLQLHTEAHYLGRGVPEVSEELILLMDRNSVQPDMFTCTANTITDESVDGGTDTNGDLDWADEELSVSLHDGLDGTMTPYTERLYTDGSVTPLTEASWMDDSMTPSTCPGTPDAALDLPLLQPPNMDRVSASGHIKSVIRRTKETPNVHPMYRDGLLRRKMGPVIVNKNSSQDRLIEELQGKFGIARSERRRKQPDEWIMDGFVVTAKPQRFRPDGAVGEVDKIVISPGSPAPVRRVLPPQSPPAPRPPSIIEDPKLMLPGHQHPAPLPPPPPLPPPHIRAQDTAPPRHIMTASQAPLSPPAQEPPVHKLEPPMSIHKSPTHPSPPVEPKVLVSVGCQTDYDPLFSSMAQGKGVSSGAQQTQVNKLDNMLGSLQSDLNKLGVQTVAKGVCGACFKPIVGQLVTAMGRTWHPEHFVCTHCQEEIGSRNFFEREGQPYCERDYHNLFSPRCHYCNGPILNQVVTALDRTWHPEHFFCAQCGCFFDPDGFHEKDGKAYCRKDYFDMFAPKCGGCARAIVENYISALNSLWHPECFVCRECFTPFVNGSFFEHDGQPYCEVHYHERRGSLCSGCQKPITGRCITAMSKKFHPEHFVCAFCLKQLNKGTFKEQNDKPYCHGCFVKLFS, encoded by the exons ATGGACGATCTGG ACGCATTACTGGCTGACCTGGAATCAACCACGtcccacatttcaaaaagaCCAGTGTTTTTACCAGATGAGACCCCCTACTCTATCCCGATTGGGAATTATTGCCAGGATCAATCAGTTCCTCCTCCAGTCCCTCCTCCGCCCACAGTTGAAGCTCTGAATGGTTCCCTGCAAGACCACTCCCACCACTCTTCTCAACAG TCTTTAGGTTCAGCCCAGAAGAGCTCATGGTCGAGGGACAGTAGTGGCTCTCCGTCTCATATTGAAGAAGACCACGTCTACAG ctttccaaacaaacaaaagtcatCAGACTCATCAACATCAGCCATGACTTCTGCTCTGGGCAGCAACTTGTCTGAGCTTGACAGACTACTTCTGGAGCTTAATGCGGTTCAGCAGAGCTCCCCTTCATTCCCCACTACAG AAGagagacccccacccctaccatCCACCAGCATCACCCACTATGAGAATGGCAATGCCCCTGACATAAGAGTTAGCCCTCCGCCTCAGGAGGAGCCCAAGAAAAATGGAACAAGGCAGGATGAGGGCCGGCCCACAGTGGAGAGTCTTTTGGATGAGCTGGAGGGCTCAGTGCCCTCAACCAG CCCCTCCCCTCGCCACAGTGATATGGACAGCCCCTCGCAACAGCAGGCACGGATTTCAGCTTCATGTGCCACAAGAGAGTTAGATGAGCTGATGGCCTCTTTGTCTGACTTCAAG CCCAGCTCTTCTTCCacccctcctcatcctccagtCTCTACCTTCGTCACCCCAGTGGCTTCACCTTTCCTCAGTCTGTCCCACTCATCTGCCTGTGCTTCTCCTATGTTCTCTTTGCCTGCTGGTCTAGAACTACACATAGATGAGGACGGTGTAGACCGAGCCTCTTTGAAACGTCACAGTCCAATATCATCCCTTTCTGCAGCCAGTGATCTCGACTCTGTCGCAGATGTGCTTTCTGCGGTCCCACCATCGCCAAACAATTCGCTGCTTGTCCTCACCGTTTCCGGCAGAAACAACCAGCAGAGAAACAGTTCGAGCCCATCCACTACTCCCTCGACGACTTCAGTAAACACAGTCTTGGACCACAAGACTTCCAAATCACCTAGTCCATCTGTGGAGCGCATTTCACCCCTAGCAGCTGCAGCCTCACCCCTTCACTACCTCACCCCTCCTACCTCTATACCCAAGACTCCTTCACTTCTCCTTTGTACTTCTGTGTCGCCTCCCCTCACCAATAACTCCTTCACACCCTCCTCCTCGGTCTCGCCGACCAACATTTCCTCATATACGACCATCACGAGCTCTTCAATTTCCAGTGGACATCTGTTGCAGCCAGCACCTGCAGCCAAGAGCGCACTGCATCAGCTGCCTGTTGAAGACCCCTCCCTGAATGAAGCGCTCGACAAACTGCTAGAGATGAGTTTCGCACAAATTCACTCAGCGGCCGAAGTGAAGGATCTGCAGCTGCACACGGAGGCGCACTATCTTGGCAGAGGAGTCCCCGAGGTGTCGGAGGAACTCATCCTGCTCATGGACAGAAACAGTGTGCAGCCTGACATGTTCACCTGCACCGCTAACACCATCACAGATGAATCAGTGGACGGAGGTACCGACACCAACGGAGATCTGGACTGGGCCGATGAGGAGCTGTCCGTGTCCTTACACGACGGACTAGATGGCACCATGACGCCGTACACCGAGAGGCTGTACACAGATGGCAGCGTGACTCCACTGACGGAAGCTAGCTGGATGGATGATTCCATGACGCCGTCCACGTGTCCTGGGACGCCAGACGCTGCCTTGGATCTGCCTTTGTTGCAACCACCCAATATGGACAGAGTGTCTGCCTCAGGACAC ATCAAATCTGTGATAAGGCGCACTAAGGAGACCCCCAATGTGCACCCGATGTATCGAGACGGTCTCCTGCGCAGGAAAATGGGCCCCGTCATTGTCAACAAGAACTCTTCCCAGGACCGCCTCATAGAGGAGCTTCAGGGCAAGTTTGGTATCGCCCGCTCTGAGCGTCGACGTAAACAGCCAGACGAGTGGATTATGGACGGGTTCGTTGTCACAGCCAAGCCTCAACGCTTCCGCCCTGACGGAGCGGTCGGCGAGGTGGACAAG ATTGTAATTTCCCCCGGGTCGCCTGCTCCCGTGAGACGGGTCCTCCCGCCTCAGTCACCTCCTGCTCCTCGTCCTCCTTCTATCATAGAAGACCCTAAACTCATGCTCCCAGGTCACCAACATCCCGCTCCTTTACCTCCACCACCTCCCTTGCCCCCTCCTCACATCCGAGCGCAAGACACAGCTCCACCTCGGCACATAATGACAGCTTCACAAGCACCACTGTCACCACCCGCTCAGGAACCACCAGTCCACAAACTCGAGCCCCCCATGTCTATTCATAAAAGTCCAACCCACCCTTCACCACCAGTTGAACCCAAAGTCCTGGTATCTGTCGGCTGCCAAACTGACTATGACCCACTCTTCTCCTCG ATGGCTCAAGGGAAAGGGGTTTCTTCTGGCGCTCAGCAGACGCAGGTCAACAAGCTGGACAACATGCTTGGGAGCCTGCAGTCGGACCTTAACAAACTGGGTGTGCAGACAGTGGCCAAAGGAGTTTGCGGTGCCTGCTTCAAGCCAATTGTGGGGCAG tTGGTGACTGCCATGGGGCGCACATGGCATCCTGAACACTTTGTGTGCACGCACTGTCAAGAGGAGATTGGCTCCAGAAACTTTTTTGAGCGGGAAGGACAGCCCTACTGTGAGAGAGATTACCATAACCTGTTTTCTCCTCGATGCCACTACTGCAATGGGCCCATACTAAAT CAAGTTGTAACTGCGCTGGATCGAACATGGCACCCCGAACATTTCTTCTGCGCTCAGTGTGGATGCTTCTTCGACCCAGATG GCTTCCATGAAAAGGATGGCAAGGCTTACTGCAGGAAGGATTACTTTGACATGTTTGCACCAAAATGTGGTGGCTGCGCGAGAGCCATCGTGGAGAACTACATCTCGGCACTCAACTCGCTTTGGCACCCGGAGTGTTTTGTTTGCAGG gaGTGTTTCACGCCATTTGTCAATGGAAGTTTCTTTGAGCACGACGGCCAGCCCTACTGTGAAGTCCACTACCACGAGCGCCGCGGTTCTCTGTGCTCCGGCTGCCAGAAGCCCATCACAGGTCGCTGTATCACAGCTATGTCCAAGAAGTTCCACCCGGAACACTTTGTCTGCGCTTTCTGCCTCAAGCAACTCAACAAAGGCACATTTAAAGAGCAGAACGACAAACCCTACTGCCACGGCTGCTTTGTGAAGCTCTTTAGTTAA